The Anopheles coluzzii chromosome 2, AcolN3, whole genome shotgun sequence genome window below encodes:
- the LOC120953459 gene encoding uncharacterized protein LOC120953459 translates to MQFNHDELSSPEWLNDEYFRHVLCKLECDSNVRLIGACVLRPGTKAGDHFASVMYRTTLQYHCTANVKKTINLIMKIKPDTDGFKKDLLDGDDFFGKEIRMYTEVLPQMAAVMRSIGEEYQYPKLVFASHEPHTIIILEDVSSQGWTMEGLIKSFSELEPTIDAIAKFHAASVVLQEKDPTFASQYQCTIAKILCSMRGMTDGCFRSFISFLSETAELQEFVAPVEHFHAKIDDTLQAAYARSETFANVLIHGDFHFKNLLHLQSGGKIVDTIFVDYQMCSWCSPVVDLYYLTYMIPEQSVKNAHRDEIIYRYHQKFASLLRRLKYRGRVPTLTELQVELLRKAELELYHYIVFSAFLHTDLSKVDSEAFFLGRTDNPALKMEEFKETMKTELRRFLYHGIIENYLFWLAIMSCHRDQPEAPAWLNDEFFRDVMRESNNDSSIELTSACILRPGTNKKDHYGSVMFRTTVAYQSKRLADEKFVDIIMKTKPEADGLMKDLLDDDGLFVVEIEMYSKVLPEVTRLLKEIGEEYKYPRYIYGTIKPHTILILEDISGQGWVEGDLINTLDDMKPIVKNVAMLHAASVILESSLKWATSMAYNQDELEAPGWLNDEFFRDVMRESNNDPTIELIKPCVLRPGTNKGDHYASVMFRTTVTYRSQRSSEEKSVNIIMKTKPEADGLKKELLDDDRLFAIEIEMYSKVLPEMTRMLKEIGEEYKYPRYIYGALKPRTILILEDISDQGWVMGDFISTLDDMKPIVKDIAMFHAASVMLESADSTFVARHNYSIAEKFMGFKGMITKGFGDLMHLTQTCSEFAHFARPLGRFQENLHNFFTALYIPSKTIQNVLIHGDFHSKNMLHQVDAEGRHTDTILLDYQICCWTSPAVDLYYLLDMIPTQEVKDKHRSELIYMYYQQYSDLLKRLGYVGKIPSLLDLQIELLRYAGLEVFHYAMFSSFRYMDQTAIDIEAYLKGELENPAFNNPEFKKLMHSELTRFLHQGTLS, encoded by the exons ATGCAGTTCAATCACGATGAACTTTCCTCACCGGAGTGGTTAAATGATGAATATTTTCGGCACGTTTTGTGTAAGCTAGAATGTGATTCGAACGTTCGTCTCatcggtgcgtgtgtgctcCGGCCGGGTACCAAAGCTGGCGATCATTTTGCAAGCGTTATGTACCGAACGACATTACAATACCATTGCACCGCGAACGTGAAGAAAACGATCAATCTCATCATGAAGATTAAGCCAGACACAGACGGGTTCAAGAAAGATCTGCTTGATGGTGATGATTTTTTTGGCAAAGAAATCCGAATGTACACGGAAGTGCTGCCTCAAATGGCAGCAGTAATGCGAAGCATTGGTGAGGAGTATCAATATCCCAA ATTGGTGTTCGCATCTCACGAGCCTCACACGATAATTATTCTGGAGGATGTGAGCTCACAGGGATGGACAATGGAAGGGTTGATAAAAAGTTTTTCCGAATTGGAGCCAACCATAGATGCAATTGCCAAGTTCCATGCAGCCTCTGTCGTGCTACAAGAGAAG GATCCTACCTTTGCGTCCCAGTATCAGTGCACCATTGCGAAAATATTATGCTCGATGCGAGGTATGACGGACGGCTGTTTTCGTTCATTTATCTCCTTTCTTAGTGAGACGGCGGAGCTTCAAGAGTTTGTCGCCCCGGTAGAACATTTTCACGCCAAGATCGATGACACTTTGCAAGCGGCATATGCACGTAGTGAAACGTTTGCCAATGTGTTGATACACGgtgattttcattttaaaaatttgctTCACCTACAGTCCGGTGGCAAAATCGTCGATACAATTTTTGTGGACTATCAGATGTGCAGCTGGTGCTCGCCGGTGGTCGATTTGTACTACCTTACCTACATGATACCGGAGCAATCGGTAAAAAACGCTCATCGTGATGAGATCATTTATCGTTACCATCAAAAGTTTGCCAGTCTGCTACGACGGTTAAAATATCGTGGCCGTGTTCCGACATTAACTGAGTTGCAAGTTGAGCTGCTAAGGAAAGCAGAATTGG AACTCTACCATTATATTGTGTTTTCTGCCTTCTTGCATACCGATTTATCGAAGGTGGACTCCGAAGCATTCTTTCTGGGACGCACAGACAATCCGGCATTGAAAATGGAAGAGTTTAAAGAAACGATGAAGACCGAATTAAGGAGATTTCTATACCATGGTATAATAGAAAATTA TTTATTCTGGCTAGCTATCATGTCGTGCCATAGAGACCAGCCTGAGGCCCCGGCCTGGTTGAACGACGAGTTCTTCCGTGATGTGATGCGCGAATCAAATAACGATTCGTCGATCGAGCTGACCAGTGCCTGCATTTTACGTCCTGGTACGAACAAAAAAGATCACTATGGTAGTGTAATGTTCCGGACCACCGTCGCGTATCAATCAAAGCGCTTAGCTGATGAAAAGTTCGTTGATATTATCATGAAAACGAAGCCTGAAGCAGACGGATTGATGAAAGATCTGCTAGACGACGATGGATTGTTTGTGGTAGAAATCGAGATGTACAGCAAGGTTCTACCAGAAGTGACACGTTTGTTGAAGGAAATAGGAGAGGAGTATAAGTATCCTCG ATACATCTATGGTACGATAAAGCCGCACACTATCCTTATTTTGGAGGATATTAGTGGTCAAGGATGGGTCGAAGGTGATCTTATCAACACGCTGGACGACATGAAGCCGATAGTGAAAAATGTAGCCATGCTCCATGCAGCGTCCGTGATCCTGGAAAGCTCT TTGAAGTGGGCTACCAGCATGGCGTACAATCAAGACGAGCTTGAGGCTCCGGGTTGGTTGAACGATGAGTTCTTCCGTGATGTGATGCGCGAATCAAATAACGATCCAACGATCGAGTTAATCAAGCCATGTGTTTTACGTCCGGGCACCAATAAAGGGGACCATTACGCTAGTGTCATGTTCCGCACGACCGTCACGTATCGATCGCAGCGTTCAAGTGAAGAGAAGTCGGTCAACATCATCATGAAAACAAAGCCTGAAGCTGACGGATTAAAGAAGGAGCTTTTGGATGACGATAGATTATTTGCGATAGAAATTGAAATGTACAGCAAGGTTCTTCCAGAGATGACAAGAATGTTAAAAGAGATAGGAGAAGAGTACAAATATCCTCG ATACATTTACGGTGCGTTGAAGCCTCGCACGATCCTGATTTTGGAAGATATTAGTGACCAGGGATGGGTGATGGGCGATTTCATCAGCACGTTAGACGATATGAAGCCAATAGTAAAGGATATTGCTATGTTTCACGCTGCGTCCGTAATGTTGGAAAGCGCT GATTCTACATTTGTGGCTAGGCATAATTACTCAATCGCAGAGAAATTTATGGGCTTCAAAGGTATGATCACGAAGGGCTTTGGGGATCTGATGCACCTCACACAGACGTGTTCAGAGTTTGCACATTTTGCAAGGCCGTTAGGTCGTTTCCAGgaaaatttgcataatttctTCACTGCATTATATATCCCTTCGAAAACAATCCAAAACGTGTTGATACATGGAGATTTTCATAGTAAAAACATGCTGCATCAAGTTGATGCTGAAGGACGACACACCGATACGATACTGCTTGATTATCAAATTTGTTGCTGGACCAGTCCAGCGGTTGATTTGTACTATCTACTGGATATGATACCGACTCAAGAGGTGAAGGACAAACATCGGTCTGAGTTGATCTATATGTATTATCAACAGTACAGTGATTTACTGAAGCGGCTAGGATATGTGGGTAAAATACCGTCCTTGCTGGATCTGCAGATAGAGCTTCTACGATATGCTGGACTAG aggTATTCCACTACGCAATGTTCAGTTCGTTTCGGTACATGGATCAAACAGCGATTGATATAGAGGCATACTTGAAGGGAGAGCTTGAAAATCCTGCTTTCAACAATCCAGAGTTCAAGAAGCTTATGCATAGCGAGCTAACACGCTTCCTACATCAAGGAACATTATCGTGA
- the LOC125906919 gene encoding uncharacterized protein LOC125906919, whose product MYNQDELEAPGWLNDEFFRDVMRESNNDPTIELIKPCVLRPGTNKGDHYASVMFRTTVRYRSQRSSEEQSANIIMKTKSEADGLKKELLDDDRLFAIEIEMYSKVLPEMTRMLKEIGEEYKYPRYIFGALKPHTILILEDISDQGWVMGDLINNLDDMKPIVKDIAMFHAASVMLESADSTFAERHAYSMSDKFVGFEGMITKGFGDLMHLTKRYPEFAHFAKPLQKFQDNLRELYVSSYIQSNTIQNVLIHGDFHGKNMLHQVDAEGRHTDTILLDYQICCWTTPAVDVYYLLDMIPTQKVKDKHRSELIYMYYQQYSDLLKRLGYVGKIPSLLDLQIELLRHAGLELFHYAIFSPIHYMNQNDIDVEAWVKGNFDNPVLNNPEFKKLMYTELTRFLHQGTLPFS is encoded by the exons ATGTACAATCAAGACGAGCTTGAGGCTCCGGGTTGGTTGAACGACGAGTTCTTCCGTGATGTGATGCGCGAATCAAATAACGATCCAACGATCGAGTTAATCAAGCCATGTGTTTTACGTCCGGGCACCAATAAAGGGGACCATTACGCTAGTGTCATGTTCCGCACGACCGTCAGGTATAGATCCCAGCGTTCAAGTGAAGAGCAGTCGGCCAACATCATCATGAAAACGAAGTCAGAAGCAGACGGATTGAAGAAGGAGCTTTTGGATGATGATAGATTGTTTGCGATAGAAATTGAAATGTACAGCAAGGTTCTTCCGGAGATGACAAGAATGTTAAAAGAGATAGGAGAAGAGTACAAATATCCTCG ATACATCTTCGGTGCTTTGAAGCCCCACACGATCCTGATTTTGGAGGATATTAGTGACCAGGGATGGGTGATGGGTGATTTAATCAACAATTTGGACGATATGAAGCCAATAGTGAAAGATATTGCTATGTTTCACGCTGCGTCCGTAATGTTGGAAAGCGCT GACTCAACATTTGCTGAAAGACACGCATATTCGATGAGTGACAAGTTTGTAGGCTTCGAGGGCATGATCACGAAGGGCTTTGGGGATCTCATGCATCTCACAAAGAGGTATCCAGAGTTTGCACACTTTGCAAAGCCATTGCAAAAGTTCCAGGATAATTTACGGGAGCTCTACGTATCATCGTACATCCAGTCAAACACGATCCAAAACGTGTTGATACATGGAGATTTTCATGGTAAAAACATGCTCCATCAAGTCGATGCTGAAGGACGACACACCGATACGATACTTCTTGATTATCAAATTTGTTGCTGGACCACACCGGCGGTTGATGTGTATTATCTACTGGATATGATACCAACTCAAAAAGTAAAGGACAAACATCGGTCTGAGTTGATATATATGTATTATCAACAGTACAGTGATTTACTGAAGCGACTAGGATATGTGGGTAAAATACCGTCCTTGCTGGATCTGCAGATAGAGCTGCTCCGACATGCTGGACTAG AGTTGTTTCACTACGCCATTTTTAGTCCGATTCACTACATGAATCAAAATGATATAGATGTAGAGGCATGGGTGAAAGGAAATTTCGATAATCCCGTTCTCAATAATCCAGAGTTCAAGAAGCTAATGTACACCGAGCTAACGCGCTTCCTACACCAAGGAACATTACCATTCAGCTGA
- the LOC125906917 gene encoding uncharacterized protein LOC125906917 isoform X2, protein MSCHRDQPEAPAWLNDEFFRDVMRESNNDSSIELTSACILRPGTNKKDHYGSVMFRTTVAYQSKRLADEKFVDIIMKTKPEADGLMKDLLDDDGLFVVEIEMYSKVLPEVTRLLKEIGEEYIYGTIKPHTILILEDISGQGWVEGDLINTLDDMKPIVKNVAMLHAASVILESSDTTVVTKFRHTMAHKFLGLEGLVRKGFGDLMQLTELYPEFAQFAKPLVKFQQNLRDFFDSIFKPTKSIQSVLIHGDCHTKNLLHQLDAHGRHTETILLDYQICCWTSPAIDLYYMLDLIPTQEIKDNYRYELVYLYHQQYSNLLKRLGFKRNIPSLQDLNIELIRCAGLELFHYAAFMSYRFMDQCAIDVEALLKGELENPVTKNEEYKKIMHTELTRLLHQGTLTND, encoded by the exons ATGTCGTGCCATAGAGACCAGCCTGAGGCCCCGGCCTGGTTGAACGACGAGTTCTTCCGTGATGTGATGCGCGAATCAAATAACGATTCGTCGATCGAGCTGACCAGTGCCTGCATTTTACGTCCTGGTACGAACAAAAAAGATCACTATGGTAGTGTAATGTTCCGGACCACCGTCGCGTATCAATCAAAGCGCTTAGCTGATGAAAAGTTCGTTGATATTATCATGAAAACGAAGCCTGAAGCAGACGGATTGATGAAAGATCTGCTAGACGACGATGGATTGTTTGTGGTAGAAATCGAGATGTACAGCAAGGTTCTACCAGAAGTGACACGTTTGTTGAAGGAAATAGGAGAGGA ATACATCTATGGTACGATAAAGCCGCACACTATCCTTATTTTGGAGGATATTAGTGGTCAAGGATGGGTCGAAGGTGATCTTATCAACACGCTGGACGACATGAAGCCGATAGTGAAAAATGTAGCCATGCTCCATGCAGCGTCCGTGATCCTGGAAAGCTCT GATACTACAGTTGTGACCAAATTTCGTCATACGATGGCTCATAAGTTTTTGGGCTTAGAAGGATTAGTTAGAAAAGGGTTTGGAGATTTGATGCAGCTTACAGAGCTGTATCCGGAATTTGCGCAATTTGCCAAGCCTTTAGTGAAGTTTCAGCAAAACCTGCGAGATTTTTTTGACAGCATTTTTAAGCCAACGAAATCGATACAAAGCGTATTAATACATGGCGATTGCCATACAAAGAATCTGCTCCATCAGCTTGACGCTCACGGAAGACATACTGAAACCATCTTACTTGATTATCAGATCTGCTGCTGGACCTCACCGGCCATTGATTTGTACTATATGCTGGATCTAATACCAACGCAAGAAATTAAGGACAATTATCGCTATGAGTTGGTCTATTTGTATCATCAACAGTACAGCAATCTATTGAAACGGCTGGGATTTAAAAGAAACATACCATCCCTACAAGACTTGAACATAGAACTAATACGATGTGCTGGACTTG aGCTGTTCCACTATGCGGCTTTTATGTCATACCGGTTCATGGATCAATGTGCGATCGATGTTGAGGCATTACTAAAGGGTGAACTAGAAAATCCTGTGACGAAAAATGAAGAGTACAAGAAGATTATGCATACCGAGCTAACACGATTGCTTCATCAAGGAACTTTAACAAACGACTAA
- the LOC120948232 gene encoding uncharacterized protein LOC120948232 → MEVPRDEKNSPVWLNDDFFLQVIREFTHDPNARLCHGCKLRPGTKPGEHFASVMYRTTIHYRCQQGKEASVDVIMKIKPYQPGLKKDVLAEGDLFLREIRIYSQVLPEMKRRLEEIGETFNYPRLIYASEMPHTILILEDVSAKGWQTGGFITSFEEVVPAIKAIAKFHAASVVMEQDDSSFANRHRCDVADKFKALDGMLKKSFNDLLDFMRSTEEFAHLVLPVQKLKGKLLHYLIESYRPSSECLNVLVHGDFHSKNLLHQQNPNGQVQDTMLIDYQICSWTTPVVDLYYLLDTIVDQSVKEQHGDAMVYLYYEEFRRLLHQLGWLGRVTSLQELHIELLRKGAMSYSITWHCIRIGLSIVQRSTLKHCCRAREVIRRQAVPSIGV, encoded by the exons ATGGAGGTCCCTAGGGATGAGAAAAACTCACCTGTTTGGttaaatgatgatttttttcttcaagtGATACGTGAATTCACGCACGATCCCAATGCTCGGCTGTGTCATGGATGCAAGTTACGCCCTGGCACAAAGCCCGGTGAACATTTCGCGAGTGTTATGTACCGAACGACAATTCACTACCGATGTCAGCAAGGTAAAGAGGCGTCTGTCGATGTGATCATGAAGATCAAACCGTACCAGCCGGGGCTGAAAAAAGATGTACTAGCGGAGGGAGATCTGTTCCTTAGGGAGATACGCATTTACAGCCAAGTGTTGCCGGAGATGAAACGGAGGTTGGAAGAAATCGGAGAAACATTTAACTATCCTAG GCTTATTTATGCATCGGAAATGCCACACACTATCTTGATCTTGGAAGACGTCAGTGCCAAAGGTTGGCAGACTGGTGGGTTCATCACATCGTTTGAGGAAGTGGTACCGGCTATCAAAGCTATTGCGAAATTCCATGCAGCATCTGTCGTGATGGAGCAAGAT GATTCATCCTTTGCCAACCGACACCGCTGTGATGTGGCCGATAAGTTTAAAGCGCTCGATGGAATGTTAAAGAAAAGCTTCAACGACCTATTGGACTTCATGCGATCAACTGAAGAGTTTGCACACCTAGTCCTTCCCGTACAAAAATTGAAAGGGAAATTGCTCCATTATCTCATCGAAAGCTACCGCCCATCGTCGGAGTGCCTAAACGTGCTAGTGCATGGGGATTTCCATTCGAAAAATCTACTCCACCAGCAGAATCCGAACGGACAGGTGCAGGATACGATGCTGATAGACTATCAAATTTGTAGCTGGACTACACCGGTCGTCGATTTATACTATCTGCTCGATACGATTGTCGATCAGTCGGTGAAGGAGCAGCACGGCGACGCAATGGTATATCTGTACTATGAAGAGTTTCGACGGCTGTTGCATCAGCTTGGATGGCTTGGCCGTGTCACGTCCCTGCAGGAGCTACATATAGAGTTACTTCGCAAAGGCGCCATGAGCTATTCCATTACGTGGCACTGTATCCGTATCGGTTTGTCGATCGTTCAAAGATCGACTTTGAAGCACTGCTGTCGGGCAAGGGAAGTCATCCGGCGGCAAGCAGTCCCGTCTATCGGCGTGTGA
- the LOC125906917 gene encoding uncharacterized protein LOC125906917 isoform X1 yields MSCHRDQPEAPAWLNDEFFRDVMRESNNDSSIELTSACILRPGTNKKDHYGSVMFRTTVAYQSKRLADEKFVDIIMKTKPEADGLMKDLLDDDGLFVVEIEMYSKVLPEVTRLLKEIGEEYKYPRYIYGTIKPHTILILEDISGQGWVEGDLINTLDDMKPIVKNVAMLHAASVILESSDTTVVTKFRHTMAHKFLGLEGLVRKGFGDLMQLTELYPEFAQFAKPLVKFQQNLRDFFDSIFKPTKSIQSVLIHGDCHTKNLLHQLDAHGRHTETILLDYQICCWTSPAIDLYYMLDLIPTQEIKDNYRYELVYLYHQQYSNLLKRLGFKRNIPSLQDLNIELIRCAGLELFHYAAFMSYRFMDQCAIDVEALLKGELENPVTKNEEYKKIMHTELTRLLHQGTLTND; encoded by the exons ATGTCGTGCCATAGAGACCAGCCTGAGGCCCCGGCCTGGTTGAACGACGAGTTCTTCCGTGATGTGATGCGCGAATCAAATAACGATTCGTCGATCGAGCTGACCAGTGCCTGCATTTTACGTCCTGGTACGAACAAAAAAGATCACTATGGTAGTGTAATGTTCCGGACCACCGTCGCGTATCAATCAAAGCGCTTAGCTGATGAAAAGTTCGTTGATATTATCATGAAAACGAAGCCTGAAGCAGACGGATTGATGAAAGATCTGCTAGACGACGATGGATTGTTTGTGGTAGAAATCGAGATGTACAGCAAGGTTCTACCAGAAGTGACACGTTTGTTGAAGGAAATAGGAGAGGAGTATAAGTATCCTCG ATACATCTATGGTACGATAAAGCCGCACACTATCCTTATTTTGGAGGATATTAGTGGTCAAGGATGGGTCGAAGGTGATCTTATCAACACGCTGGACGACATGAAGCCGATAGTGAAAAATGTAGCCATGCTCCATGCAGCGTCCGTGATCCTGGAAAGCTCT GATACTACAGTTGTGACCAAATTTCGTCATACGATGGCTCATAAGTTTTTGGGCTTAGAAGGATTAGTTAGAAAAGGGTTTGGAGATTTGATGCAGCTTACAGAGCTGTATCCGGAATTTGCGCAATTTGCCAAGCCTTTAGTGAAGTTTCAGCAAAACCTGCGAGATTTTTTTGACAGCATTTTTAAGCCAACGAAATCGATACAAAGCGTATTAATACATGGCGATTGCCATACAAAGAATCTGCTCCATCAGCTTGACGCTCACGGAAGACATACTGAAACCATCTTACTTGATTATCAGATCTGCTGCTGGACCTCACCGGCCATTGATTTGTACTATATGCTGGATCTAATACCAACGCAAGAAATTAAGGACAATTATCGCTATGAGTTGGTCTATTTGTATCATCAACAGTACAGCAATCTATTGAAACGGCTGGGATTTAAAAGAAACATACCATCCCTACAAGACTTGAACATAGAACTAATACGATGTGCTGGACTTG aGCTGTTCCACTATGCGGCTTTTATGTCATACCGGTTCATGGATCAATGTGCGATCGATGTTGAGGCATTACTAAAGGGTGAACTAGAAAATCCTGTGACGAAAAATGAAGAGTACAAGAAGATTATGCATACCGAGCTAACACGATTGCTTCATCAAGGAACTTTAACAAACGACTAA